From the Bacteroidota bacterium genome, the window CAACTTTAATAGGCATTGCAGTATTATTTACTATTCCTTCGGGAAAGCAATTTCTAAAAAGTTTGTCTTCTTCCCACATACTTTTCATTCACACTCTACGTTTACCTGTTGAGCTTGTATTATATTGGCTTTCGCTGTATAAAGTAGTACCGGTAATCATGACTTTTGAAGGAGCCAACTACGATATTTTTTCAGGAATAAGCGCTTGTGTTCTTCTGCTATTAACACTACGAAAAGAGCCTCTATCAAAGGCTTTGCTTGTGGTGTGGAATTTAATTTGTTTGGCATTACTAGTTACCATTGTGGGTATAGCGGTACTTTCGGCGCCTTTTCCGTTTCAGCAATTGGCCTTTGATCAGCCGAATATTGCAGTACTTTATTTCCCATTTGTGTGGCTTCCAACTGTGGTAGTTCCCTTGGTATTGCTGGCGCACCTGGCAACTTTGTATCAGCTCTTAAATAAAACAAAAAATCCTTTGCCCTAATTCAGCAAAGGATTTTTTGTTCCTAATCTTTATTCTTTCACAAAACGAAGTACTTGCTTTGTTTCATTTGTAGAAACTTCTAATAAATAAATTCCTGCATTCAAATTCTCCAAGTCAAGTATATTGCTGTTTTGCAAAGGAATTAGTTCTCTTCCAAGCAACGATAATACTCTTGCACGCACAACTTCATTGCTCGCCAATTTAATGCGAAGCTGATTGCCGGCTGGATTAGGAACTAATTGAATCGCATTTTGTGCTATAGCTGATTGCTGCTCTATGCTTGTAACTAAATTGAATCCAATTTGATCAATTAACAAGTGTGTTCCCAAAGATGGCTGCTTATAACCGGGACTTGCTGTGTAAAAATTACTAAAGCGCAAGCTATAATATGCTGCAGGTGCAGTTGAAGTGTACACTACCGGAGCATAAATTTCGGTATAAGTTTGAGTGGAATCGCTAAGCAATATTTCGCACTCCCCGGTGCTGATTCCTAAGCTATCATACAAAGTAAGCAAGGAATAAGCAGTATCGCCGTTTGCCGGAAAATACTTATAGTGAAATCCAAAATTGATAGGGGCAAAGGGATTGAAAGCAGTAGCATTGGTAGGAACTAAATTTAAAATCCCCCAAGAGCTAAACACCGAATCTTCATCGGAAGCTACCGCACCAACTATGCCTGTATTGCTGGTATAATTCCAAGCATTGTGCAATTCGAGCGCATGACTTCCGCTATAAGCATCGGTAGTAGGCGCATACAAAGGACCATCGTACACAATTGAATCGCCATGCATAACCCCATTTGTATCGAGCCAGGCTTGAAAAATATATACATTTCCCCAATTGGCTATAGTTCCATCGGAGTTAAGTGAATTGAAATTACTGTTGGGTACTTGCGCAAAAGCACTTAAGTGCAAAAAAGTACACAAAACGAAAAAGCAGTTTTTTAGAGTTTTCATAAGGTAAAAGTATAAGATTAATGAATAAGTTTAGATGTCATAATTGTAGCAGCTTCTTGTTGTATGCTTAAAACATAACTACCTTTTGGTAAGGAAGTTAAATTTATTTTGCAAGAAGTATTTTGATGCAAAAGTTTTTCGCGTATCCACAGCTTCCCATCCATACCATGTATACTCACTTGTAAGCAAGTAGTACAAGATTGAGGTAGTTGGCTTATTTCAATATATTCGTTGGCCGGATTAGGGTATAGCAATATGCTGGATTGTTCTACATTTCGTTTTACCTCTGTTGGCAAAGTTCCCGTTAAGGTATAAATACCCCGACTACTAGTGTTTATATAACCACCCGTGAAGCCGTTATTGCTTCCGGTAAATGCGCAAACGGTGTGTTGCTCAGTTGAATCTAACAAGGTCCAATGCATTCCTCCATCCACACTAATGGCCGAAAAGGCTGCATATACCGAATCATATTCGCTGGTAACAATAAAGGTATTGGCAGTACCCGGAACATATCCAACATCGTATTTTGCAGAGCCATCATCCACGTTCAATGAGTTAAGTTCAATGGGCATGGGCGACCAGGTTAGTCCACCATCGGTAGTAAATACACTCGAATCGGCATCGGTGCCACCACTGCCTCCGCTTCCTCCACCAATGTATTCGGAGGCTACCGCAATTCCATAGTTTTGATCACGAAAGGCAATTCCCTTTATAGAGTGATAAATACAATTAGGCAATACGGTCCAGCTTACGCCTTGGTTGGTACTTTTATAAAAATTGCCATACACATCGCCCAGCCAAATGGTATTGCCGAGCACTTCATAGGTATTTAATAGAAACTGGGTAGTTCCTCCGCCAACTATAGCTTGCGGTACAGGCAAAGCACCGTTAAATACCCAATTAGCACCCCCATTGCTTGTTATAAATACGGATGAATCGCCCACAGCCACACCTTGGTTGGAATCAAAAAAGTGTACAAAGCGGGCTGCATCTATAAAATTGGCACTTGTTTGCTGCTGCCAGCTTACCCCTCCATTGCTCGTTTTGTAAATTGAACCACTGGTATTGGTCGATATATCGGCAGTTGCAATCCAGGCTGTACTTGCCGATAAGGCCGAAATACACACAGGTGTATGGTTCGCCGGAAGGGCTATAGTGCCTGCTACCCAATTAATTCCGTTAACAGTTTTAGTAAAATAGGGCACTTGTCCACCGCAAGATCCGGCACTGAATACCGATAAAATTCCCCAAGCGACTGATGGACTTGGTGCCGAAATATCCACAACACATACACCCGAGGGCGAAACTAGTCCTGTTCCATGCTTTATCCAATTTTGAGATTTAGCGCTCGTTAAAGCCATCATAACGAGTAAATTTGCGAATAACGTCAGTTTAATTTTTTTCATGTTGCTTTTTTTTAAGTTAGTAATTGCACCAAAAGGGCGATTAATTGATCGACGCAAAACTAGGGGAGCAAGCAGGCCTTTACCTAATTTTAGAGGTAGACATGAGGTGAACATCCGGTAAAAACAGGTAATCTTAATGTAACTTTTACCTAATTGTTGAGGTGTAATATAAAATCGGTTAGATTTTCTTCGGTACTGAGTTGTAATTTTTTTCGCAAACGATAACGTGCTGTTTTTACACTATCGGGTGAGATGTTTAGAATGCCTGCCATTTCTTTAATTGAAAGGTTCATTTTAATTAAGGCA encodes:
- a CDS encoding T9SS type A sorting domain-containing protein, whose protein sequence is MKTLKNCFFVLCTFLHLSAFAQVPNSNFNSLNSDGTIANWGNVYIFQAWLDTNGVMHGDSIVYDGPLYAPTTDAYSGSHALELHNAWNYTSNTGIVGAVASDEDSVFSSWGILNLVPTNATAFNPFAPINFGFHYKYFPANGDTAYSLLTLYDSLGISTGECEILLSDSTQTYTEIYAPVVYTSTAPAAYYSLRFSNFYTASPGYKQPSLGTHLLIDQIGFNLVTSIEQQSAIAQNAIQLVPNPAGNQLRIKLASNEVVRARVLSLLGRELIPLQNSNILDLENLNAGIYLLEVSTNETKQVLRFVKE
- a CDS encoding T9SS type A sorting domain-containing protein — encoded protein: MKKIKLTLFANLLVMMALTSAKSQNWIKHGTGLVSPSGVCVVDISAPSPSVAWGILSVFSAGSCGGQVPYFTKTVNGINWVAGTIALPANHTPVCISALSASTAWIATADISTNTSGSIYKTSNGGVSWQQQTSANFIDAARFVHFFDSNQGVAVGDSSVFITSNGGANWVFNGALPVPQAIVGGGTTQFLLNTYEVLGNTIWLGDVYGNFYKSTNQGVSWTVLPNCIYHSIKGIAFRDQNYGIAVASEYIGGGSGGSGGTDADSSVFTTDGGLTWSPMPIELNSLNVDDGSAKYDVGYVPGTANTFIVTSEYDSVYAAFSAISVDGGMHWTLLDSTEQHTVCAFTGSNNGFTGGYINTSSRGIYTLTGTLPTEVKRNVEQSSILLYPNPANEYIEISQLPQSCTTCLQVSIHGMDGKLWIREKLLHQNTSCKINLTSLPKGSYVLSIQQEAATIMTSKLIH